In Cotesia glomerata isolate CgM1 linkage group LG3, MPM_Cglom_v2.3, whole genome shotgun sequence, one genomic interval encodes:
- the LOC123261352 gene encoding uncharacterized protein LOC123261352, whose protein sequence is MKIPKTFLEIGVIFEKVKGIKNFYLGRTFGSDGSIADVFTSQVLLNRIENASELFIESTVQGVLKRPKASHVLKILLRHGEQAVPAFIVLCSSNSTVLLKSILNFMLNHSPGIKNNLKTVFADFNDLTISAINEIMPWVSKKTCWFNFTRAITQKWKSLNLPKRNENLHVLLRLIYILPTVAVDNYDEAVLHIMNELKKVESSNSNFKHFMSYLMDV, encoded by the exons ATGAAAATACCGAaaacttttttagaaattgGTGTAATTTTTGAGAAGGTAAaaggtattaaaaatttttatttaggaCGTACTTTCGGATCAGATGGATCAATTGCTGATGTTTTCACTAGCCAAGTATTGCTGAATCGAATTGAAAATGCCagtgaattatttattgaatcaacAGTTCAG gGTGTTCTTAAACGTCCAAAAGCATCTCACGTcctaaaaatacttttgagacaTGGAGAAcag gcAGTTCCAGCATTTATTGTTCTCTGCAGCAGTAACTCTACAGTActattgaaaagtattttgaATTTCATGCTCAACCATTCACCaggaattaaaaacaatttaaaaactgtttttgctgattttaatgatttaacaaTTTCTGCAATAAATGAAATCATGCCGTGGGTATCTAAAAAAACTTGTTGGTTCAACTTTACCCGG GCAATCACCCAAAAATGGAAATCATTAAATCTTCCAAAGCGCAATGAAAATCTCCACGTTCTACTCAGACTAATTTATATACTACCAACAGTCGCCGTTGACAATTATGATGAAGCAGTATTGCATATTATGAACGAACTGAAAAAAGTTGAATCAAGTAACTCAAATTTCAAACATTTTATGTCTTACTTAATGGATGTTTG A
- the LOC123261732 gene encoding uncharacterized protein LOC123261732, producing MVKNVIIQDSIEIASSRRQCQSDNVGGHNQISNNPESNIVPEQTETSISHPRSESTIPLQAATIDNNNMEEERSNIIIIDDNSETEEPGPRIDSTIDDEIIIISDDETDINNDNEQISSVAENPNPDISLSMDEFPVSIREKLNTMVFDDVKVTMDSKFCGCCLLYQPRTIFRPCRHRSLCLRCKKGYELLSAQENNELKCLICNRPSTSIMILY from the exons ATGgtcaaaaatgtaataattcaAGATAGTATCGAAATTGCAAGTTCAAGGCGACAAT GTCAAAGTGATAATGTTGGTGGACATaatcaaatatcaaataaTCCTGAAAGCAATATCGTACCAGAACAAACCGAAACATCTATTAGTCATCCAAGAAGTGAATCAACCATCCCTCTTCAAGCAG ctacgattgataataacaatatggAGGAGGAGCgttcaaatattattattattgatgataaTTCAGAAACTGAAGAACCGGGACCAAGAATTGATAGTACTATAGATGAcgagataattattatttcagacGATGAAACGGatattaacaatgataatgagCAGATAAGTAGTGTCGCTGAAAATCCTAATC ctGATATATCACTATCAATGGATGAATTTCCAGTATCGATCagggaaaaattaaatacaatggTTTTCGACGACGTGAAAGTGACGAtggattcaaaattttgcgGTTGTTGCCTATTATATCAGCCTCGAACTATTTTTCGGCCTTGTAGGCACAGATCCCTGTGTTTGCGGTGCAAAAAAGGATATGAATTGCTCAGTGCTCAAGAGAATAATGAATTGAAATGTCTTATTTGTAATCGCCCATCGACATCTATAATGATATTGTACTAA
- the LOC123261353 gene encoding uncharacterized protein F54H12.2-like, producing MSFLHVHSCECAKTELELFTLPLTQTTIESSQWVHYKPISSLTDNSPIEFVVQGQGDEYIDLAHTMLRLCVGITRRSPVTASAHPPKVAPINNFMHSIFSQVDVLFNQKPVSTPNNLYPYRAYIETLLNCGADAKKSHLTTVGWCCDTPGKMDSLTDENLGLKKRKELLTCDKTADFIGHLHCDVFNQERFLINGVEMRLRLTCARDAFCLMDDTVNGCVYNISDASLLVRRAKISPGTLLAHARMLAKTTAKYPLTRVEVKAVSMAAGVHGETMDNILHGQIPRRLIIGFVDNKAFNGDASMNPFNFQNFGINYLSLYVDGRQIPSKPLQPDFGNRMNYIDAYHTLFSGTGIHFLNEGNSIDRFDYPNGYCLYVFDLTPDLSANSNTHWNLIKHGTVRIEVRFDKALATTTNCIVYAEYESVLEIDASRQVTIDFAG from the coding sequence atgtCGTTTTTACATGTACATTCGTGTGAGTGTGCTAAAACTGAGTTAGAATTATTTACTCTACCGCTGACCCAAACAACAATTGAAAGTTCCCAATGGGTTCATTATAAACCAATTTCATCATTGACTGATAACTCACCGATAGAATTTGTTGTTCAAGGACAAGGGGATGAATACATTGATTTAGCACATACGATGCTAAGGTTATGCGTGGGTATTACCAGAAGAAGCCCTGTGACAGCTAGCGCTCACCCTCCTAAAGTAGCAcctataaacaattttatgcaTTCAATATTCAGTCAAGTTGATGTGTTATTCAATCAAAAACCTGTATCAACacctaataatttatatccgTACCGGGCATACATAGAAACTTTATTGAACTGCGGAGCAGATGCCAAAAAATCGCATTTAACTACTGTAGGGTGGTGCTGTGATACCCCTGGAAAAATGGATAGTTTAACCGACGAGAATTTAGGCTTGAAAAAACGTAAAGAATTATTAACGTGTGATAAAACAGCAGATTTTATTGGTCATCTACATTGTGACGTTTTCAATCAAGaaagatttttaatcaacGGTGTAGAAATGCGATTACGATTAACATGTGCACGTGATGCTTTTTGTCTAATGGATGACACAGTAAACGGTTGTGTATACAATATTAGTGACGCTAGTTTATTAGTGCGTCGTGCAAAAATTTCACCAGGAACACTTTTAGCACACGCCCGTATGTTAGCTAAAACTACTGCTAAATATCCACTGACCAGAGTTGAGGTTAAAGCTGTTTCAATGGCAGCTGGTGTACATGGCGAGACTATGGACAATATCCTTCATGGCCAAATACCTAGACGTTTAATCATCGgttttgttgataataaagCATTTAACGGCGATGCTTCGATGAATCCTTTcaatttccaaaattttgggattaattatttatcactgTATGTTGACGGTCGGCAAATACCGTCAAAACCACTCCAGCCTGATTTTGGAAACCGTATGAATTACATAGACGCTTATCACACGTTATTCTCAGGCACAggtattcattttttgaacGAAGGGAACTCTATAGACAGATTTGATTATCCTAACGGCTATTGTTTATATGTTTTTGATTTAACGCCCGATTTATCAGCTAATAGTAACACTCATTGGAATTTAATCAAACATGGTACAGTTCGTATAGAGGTTAGATTTGATAAAGCACTGGCTACAACTACAAACTGTATAGTATATGCCGAATATGAAAGTGTTTTAGAAATAGATGCTTCGAGACAAGTAACTATAGATTTCGCTGGGTAA